The Acinetobacter wuhouensis genome includes the window GATCAATCACATTGACCACATCTAGACGACCGCCTAAACCAACTTCAAGTACCCAAACATCACATTGTTTTTGTTTAAAAATGACAAATGCAGCCAGTGTCGTGGCTTCAAAAAAAGATAGGGATAAATCACAGATACGACGTGCTTGATCGACTTGAACAAAGGCATCCATTAAGGTTTGATCATCAACCTCTTGCCCTGCCAGTTTGACACGTTCATTAAAACGATAAATATGCGGTGACTGATATAAGCCAACATTAAACCCTTGCGCATTGAGGATCGCAGCAAGCGTTGTTGTCGTTGAGCCTTTACCATTGGTTCCAGCAACCGTTAAAACCTTTGCATTGGGCTTCATGACACCCAATTGTTCAGCCACAGGAATGACGCGCTCTAAGCCTAAATCAATCCCTGTAACGTGAACATGGCTCCAATAATCGAGCCATGTTTGTAAATCATCAGTATTTAATGGTGCTGTTTGGTTGTTCAAGGCAAATTCATCAGTTTCGCTACAATACGATATACAGTATCACGTAATGCATGACGATGGACAATTTGATCGACTACACCATGATCAAGCAAGAATTCTGCACGTTGGAACGGTTCTTCCAGTTTTTCACGTACAGTTTGTTCGATCACGCGCTTACCTGCGAAACCGATCATTGCTTTAGGTTCTGCAATATGTACATCACCGAGCATTGCCAATGATGCGGTTACACCACCGTACACAGGATGAGTTAACACCACGATATAAGGTAAATGTGCATCTTTCATTTTTTGAATCGCGGCAGAAGTACGTGCCATTTGCATCAAAGACAACATGCCTTCTTGCATACGTGCACCGCCAGAAGCAGCAAAACAAATTAAAGGTTGCTTGTCTTTAATGGCTTTTTCCGCAGCTTGGACAAAACGGTCACCAACTACAGTACCCATAGAACCGCCCATGAAGTCAAATTCAAAGGCACATGCAACCATAGAAATATTTTTAACCTGTCCTTGCATCACGACAAGTGCTTCAGTTTCACCTGTTTTTTCCTGCGCTTCTTTCATACGCTCTGGATAAGGTCGGCTGTCGACAAACTTTAATGGATCTTTAGCTAAAAACTGTTGACCCAATTCAGAACTAACATTGTCAAAGAACCAATTTAAACGATCACGTGCTTTCATTTTCAAATGTTCATCACATGATGGACAAACATAGGCATTGAAAGACATCGCAGTACGCGTCACGAGTGCATGACATTCAGGGCACTCAATGGTCGGTTCAGTAAACGTCGCTTTAAGTGTCTGTTGTTGGTCAGGCATATGAATGCCTGGAACTGTGCGATCTGTCCACGGCGTGGTTGCGCTGAGGATTTTCCCTGATTTCACTTCTTGATTCATACTAACTCATCGAGCGCTGCTCGAAGCTCCTTGACTTTATTCACCGCGGCTTCAGCGGCTTGTTCTGGTGCAAGATTTGCAAATGGTTTGACAAAAGCACTACCGACAATCACAGCATCGGCAACTTGACCCACTGCTTTTGCAGAAGCCGCATCACTGATTCCAAAACCAACACCGACAGGAATATCTGTCACTTGTTTGATTTTTTCAATACGTGCTGCCACTTCAGTGGTATCCAATGTTGCTGCACCGGTTACACCTTTTAATGACACATAGTAAATAAAACCACTGGCTTGATTCACCACATGTTGAATACGCTCATCAGTCGATGTTGGTGCAAGCAAGAAAATTTGATTCATATCGTACTTTTGTAAGACTGCATCTAAATCTTTTGCTTCTTCTGGTGGTAAATCCACAAGAAGTACACCATCCACACCACAGTCATTCGCATAAGCCACAAACTTTTCATAACCAATCACTTCAACAGGATTTAAATAGCCCATTAAAACAACAGGTGTTGTGGTATCTTTTTGACGAAATTCTTTGACCATATTCAAAGCATCAAGTGTATTGGTACCTGCTGCGAGCGCACGCTCTGCTGCAAGTGCAATCACTGGACCATCTGCCATTGGATCGGAAAATGGTAATCCAAGTTCTACAACGTCAACGCCCGCTTCAACCATTTGATGTAACAACGGTACAGTTACATGTGGTTGAGGATCACCCGCCATAACATAAGAAACCAAAGCCTTACGCTGTTGAGATTTAAGCTGTGCAAAACGAGTGGCTAAACGTGACATAGGGTTGTACATTCCTTGAATTGTTTAAACTTGAGGAGTTTTAGATGAATAAATTGTTTGGAAGACTTTAGAATACATTGACTTATTCTTTTCATCATCCAAATGTATAAATACAAAACATCGCCCAGCATTGTAACGCTATTTTTTACCCAAAGGATAGAGTCACATGAACGCCGAAACGTATCTGTTTTATATCACAACTCTGCATCAAAAATCATAAAACAACCCACGGGTACATTTAGCGCTATTTTCAAAAACAGAACAATGATCAAAGCTACCTATTTTCAAGCATTAAACAAAGTGAGTTATTTTAAATAAAATAAATATAAATCATGTATATACAATAAAATCATTCGATTAAAATATGATGCTTATTTTTCTAAAAATTGCAAAAGCTATTTATTCTCATTGCCATCGAAGGATTTATTTCAGGCAAAATAGAAAATTAAGCAACTGATGTTACGCAGAAAGTATATTTTAGGACACGCCTACTTTTAAGGTTTGAGTGGCTCATTATCGTCGATGAATATCACTAAACAATTGGTGATTGTGATTTCAAATTAGTAGTGCTATCGCGTTAGGCGACAGGGATGTCGCCGTTGGACATGAGGAATATATTCCGAGGACAGGAGATCTTGCGAAGCTTTGCTTTTCATATCCAACAAGGGATTTTGATTACCTTACGGAATATATTCCTCATCCTTCAAAGTGACAAACGCCTACTCAAAGCAATTCAAACTTTGCAAGGCAGATGGGGCTGTGCTAGATTAAGAATATTATTATAAAAATTTTGAGCACTCTCAGTTTTAGACGTAGTTTAAATGCGTAATATCAATTTTTAATAAACCTATTTATTTCAACTGCTGTTTTTTCTGCAACAAAGTCTGCCCACTAAACGCTTTATACGCTCTCGCCAAAGCAGACTGATCCGAATACCCCAACCGCATCGCAATATCAGTCAATTGCACATGACTTTCCAATAACTGCTCACAACGCTTCATCCTTTCAACTTCAACAATCTTTTTAAATGAGCTGTCTAATTCACTTAATTGACGCTGTAAAGTACGGGTTGAAATATGTAATTCCTGTGCAATATCTTCAATTTTCGGCGCCTGTTCTTTGAGTTTTAAATATTCAGCCACAATCAAATGTAACTTATCGACCAATGTTTCATACTTTTGCTTAGATGCAATCGCTTCCTCAGCTTGTCTCACCAGAAGTTGCATCAAAGACGGATCCGCTTGCTGGATTTTAAGATTTAAGCCCTCTAAACCCAAAACAAAACGATACTCAGGCTGATTAAACAACACCTCACAATTGTAAAACTTTTGATAATGGTAAATCGCCTTTTGCGGTGGATGCGCAAAATGCACACTCAACAATGGAAATTGATCTGCGGGAACAATTTTACGTGCCAAATGCATCATCAACGCATTGGTAAACTCATTGATTAAAATATAGCGTTCATGATGAAAAGGCCAAATCAAGTGAACATCTGTCCCTTGTTGCACCATTTGCATCGGAATAATTTCATCCCCATCGATCACTAAACGGCTAAATCGCAACACATTTTGCAGTGCTTCAGCAACAGTCGTACTCCGCGAAGCCATATAGCCCAACACACCAAAATGCTGAGGGCGTACATATTCCGCAATTTCAAAAACCAATTGTGGACAATCCAAAGCCTGTTTGGTCTTTTCCATCAGCTGATGGAAGAATAAATAAGAAGATTGGGTATCTATAGGCAGGGATAAAATTTCAAGTAAGCGTGTTTTTTCATCAACATTGAGAAAATCAAGTGTCACGATTTCCATTCCTCGTTCAGACACAAACATCTGCCAAAGATGAAAATAACCATTCGGAATCTGTAAATCTTGCATTTTCCTACACTCTTTTAATTCTTAGGATCAATTTATCGTACTGATCATTTTGACATTACACATTTTCATTCTGTCGTAAAATGTATAAAAATTGGCAACATCTGTCAAAACAAACTTGTAAATAAGCGACATACTGAAATCATCTAAAGTGATGCAAGTAAAACAAAATGAATGCATTAGTGAAATATCAAGTTGATCCTGTGGTTCGCACCAAGCTCAACTTTAAACTAGAAGAAGTACCACGCTTCTGGTTCGGTGGTGATCCATTCCGTACTCGATTATTTGACGCACTCAGCCTGACCTTTCCAGATGGTGAGCGTTACTTTATCGAAAGTGTGCGTTTATTTCGTGACAAAATCACTGATCCTGATTTGCAACAACGTGTTGCCGATTTTATTCGTCAAGAAGCACAGCATGGCATTGCCCATGACAAAATGAATCAAGTCATGAAAGACCAAGGCATGCCTGTTGATCAATTCATTACTTTTTTACATAAAATTTTTAAATTTGAACTGACGCAACGTTCGCCACAATACAACATTGCCATGACTGCTGCGGCTGAACATTTGACTGCATTAATGGCAGATACTTTTTACAGTAAAAAAGAAACCTTAGCTGAAGCCCATCCTTATGTCCGTGCGCTACTCGCTTGGCATTCTATTGAAGAAATGGAACATCGTGATGTGGCATTTGATGTGATGAAACAAGTCGGTGAAGTTCCGGAAAATTTAAGAAAGTTCACCTTGGCTTTTACCACATTTATGATGATTAATTTCACACTCTACCGTGCCAATGTCATGTTAAGGCATGATGGTTTTAGTCGTATAGAACGCTTGAAAATGGCAGCCAAAGGCTTGCCGTGGTTCTTTGGCCAGAAAGGGATTTTTTCTGCCATGAAAACTGAATATATGGATTGGTTTAAAAAAGATTTTCATCCAAGTCAGCACCCTATTATCCGTCAATACCAAGTTTGGGTGGATACCATGGCAGAAACCAATGATCCAATCCAAGCGGGTGAAGCATTTTGGCAAGCAGGTTTATAACAACTCAATGATATAAATCATAAAGCTTGGTTTGAATTTTGAATAATTGCGAGAAATAAAACAATGAATGCATATGTAAAAGGAAAAAATGAACAACATCAGGTTGATCCTGTTGTTCGTAGCAACCTCGATTTTAAATTAAATGAAGTGCCCCGCTTTTGGTTCAATAATGATCCATTCCGCACTCGAATGTTTGATGCTCTAAGCCTGACCTTTCCCGTCGGTGAGCGCTATTTCATTCAAAGTGTTCGTGCGCTTCGTGACAAAATTACCGATGCTGACTTACAACAGAGTGTTTCAGATTTTATTAAACAAGAAGCGCAACACGGTATTGCCCATGACAAAATGAATGAGGAAATGCAACGCCAAGGCATGCCTGTTGATCAATTTGTTAAATTCATGAGTGCTCATTTTGATCATATTTTAAAAAATCGATCTAAGCAGTACAACATCGCCATGACCGCTGCAGCTGAACATTTAACAGCGCTGATGGCTGAAACCTTTTACAGTAAAAAAGAAACTTTAGCGGAAGTCCATCCCTTTGTTCGCGCGTTGTTTGCTTGGCATGCCATTGAAGAAATGGAACATCGTGATGTCGCTTTTGATGTCATGCAAGAAGTTGGTGAAGTACCTGAATATTTAAGAAAGTTTGCCTTGGCATTTACCACGGTACTGATGTTTGGTTTTACCTTTTATCGTACCAATGTCATGCTAGGCTATGACGGTTTTACTCGCTTACAACGTGCAAAAATGGCAATAAAAGGTTTACCTTGGTTCTTTGGCAAAGACGGAAAATTATCCGCTATGCGTGAGCAATATATGGATTGGTTCAAACCTGACTTTCACCCGAGCCAGCATCCTGTCATTCGCCAGTATAAAGTTTGGGTGGACACTTTGGCAGAAACCGATGACCCGATCGCAGCAGGTGAAGCGTTTTGGAAAGCTGCGCTTTAATCAAATCAAAATATTAGAACAACATTACCACTTGGCATAATGTTGTTCTAATAAACCATACTCATGATTTAACTGAATAATCTCACCATTTTCCATCTCTATTGAGCCACTAATTCGTGATTGCCACTGACTAAATTGACTACCAATTAATCTCAGATTTAAATTTTCAAATCTCCGCCAACCTGTTTCGACCGTTAGATTTAATCGCTGATCCAAAGAGCGAATTGACCAAACATTATTGTCTATCTTTTCAAATAATACGTCTGCGATTGCAAACAATTGACCATTCACCCAAAGACAATTTTCATTACCAAAACTTTCATTGACACCCGAAGCAAGGTTTAACCCAATCCGATGACCATTTTGATCCCAAAAATTACACGACAACCAAAACCATGCCGTTTCTGGTCTTAAAAAGCCACAAGTATCATCTAATGAAGCTAAAGTTTTCTCATTAAAATGAATGATCTCTTTATTTTTATTAATAAAAAAACCTTCCACAGCTAATGTTGTTTTCTTCTGCGTATATGTCCAACCATTGATGCCATTTGGACTACATAAACTTAATGGCTCAGTGCCTGCACAAAAAATTCGTGCTTTAAGTTGTACCTCTCCATGACGTGTCGCTTGTATATAACGCACACCATTGGCATGTTGTATTTCAAATTCAAAAGGAGATTTACTAAAATAACTATGGCTATACTGTGGTTGTTCATCCAAAACTGTACCACGACCTAAAACCGTATTGGCATTCCACTCTAAAACTTCATTATTTTCATGATTATAGCTATAAATAAAACCATGCCCTGCCCAACCAATATCAGCAATAGCGATACCAATCGAGTAATGTTCATGCTGAATGCTACAAAATTTAAATTTCTTATATTTTAGCTGCTTGCGCCAACCTGTTAAGGTCTTTCCATAAGGGGTTTTATAAATATATTGATCTACGCCAATCACAGATGGAAGCTCCTTGAAACGCCCATAACGTGGTTGACCATTACTTTGTATTAAATCCATGTGAATTCCCAATCCTTTATTTAAGGGAAATTATTAGACTTTAGTCGATCTTTTGATTATTACTATTTTTAGCTATTTAGCAACATCCTGATCACTCAAAATATATCATGTTAAATAATTATTCTAGGATTTCCCCCAATCACCATGAAATGAATAAAAGTACAACTATGACAATACATTCAATAATCAAAAAAAAGAAAAGAGGCTTTTGCCTCTTTTCTTTTATCTACTTTTTTAAATTCATCTATTCAATTGCCACTTTAAAATTGATTCAAATGTCTTAATCAATTTTTCCACGTGAAACAGCATCTTTCAGCTTTTGTGGCGCTTTGAAACGCTCACCGTATTTGGCTTCAAGCTCATTGGCACGTGCTAAAGCTTTGTCTAAACCATATTGGTTTAAGAACTGAATCGCACCACCTGTCCACGGCGCAAAACCAATCCCGAAGATCGAACCGATATTGGCATCGACCACAGACTCAAGGACATTTTCTTCATAACAACGTAAAGTGTCGAGTGATTGAACAAACAAGATACGGTCAATCATTTCCTGTTCAGAAATATCAACATCCTGTTTCCAGTGGCTCAAACCATCCCAAAGATGTTTTTTACCACCTTCTGGATAATCATAGAATCCTGAACCCGCGGCTTTACCTTTACGTCCAAATTCATGGATCATGGTTTTCAGTACATCTTCAGCTGGAGAATGTGGCAAGTCTTTACCTTCAGCTTGCAGAGCCTTGCGAGTCTCATTGGTCACATGCTCAGATAAAGTCAATGCAACTTCATCCTGAATTGCCAATGGTCCAACTGGCATACCCGCTTTAAGTGCTGCCATTTCGATACGTGCAGGGTGTACGCCTTCTGCAAGTAAACGTAGACCTTCATTCACAAATGTACCGAATACACGGCTGGTGAAGAAACCACGGCTGTCATTCACCACGATTGGTGTTTTACCAATTTGCTGAACATAATCGTAAGCTTTGGCTAAAGTTTCAGCAGAGGTATTTTGTCCTTTGATGATTTCAACCAAAGGCATTTTGTCGACAGGGCTGAAGAAGTGTAAACCGATGAAGTTTTTGTCATCTTTAGAGGCTTTTGCTAAACCTGTGATTGGCAATGTCGAAGTATTTGATGCAAATACACCACCATCAGCAAGGAATGCTTCTGCTTCTTGGGTGACTTTGGCTTTGAGTTCCTGATTTTCAAATACTGCTTCGATAATCAAATCACAGCCTTTCAGATCAGCAGCATCAGCCGTTGCAGTGATTAAGCTTAAGACTTGATCACGTTTCTCAGCCGTCATACGCCCTTGAGACACTTTTTTGTCCAAAAGTTTTTGGCTATATGCTTTGCCTTTTTCTGCATTTTCAACAGAGACATCTTTCAGTACAACAGCAATGCCTTTTGAAGCCGTTGAATAGGCAATACCTGCGCCCATCATACCTGCGCCCAATACACCGACTTTGCTGGCTTGCCATTTTGCGACATCTTTCGGACGGCTTGCACCTGCTTTAATCGCATTCAGACCATGCCAGAATGTACCGATCATGTTTTTCGCCACTTGTCCTGTTGCAAGATAAGTGAAATAACGTGATTCAATGGTCAGTGCTGTATCCACATCGACCTGAGCACCTTCAACCGCAGCAGCCATGATTGCTTCAGGTGCAGGGTAGCAACCTTTGGTCTTATCACGCAGCATTGCAGGGGCAATCGCAAGAATCTGAGCCACCGCAGGGGTTTTCGGATCACCGCCTGGGATTTTATAACCTTTCACATCAAACGGTTGTTGTGATTTTGGATTGGCTTTGACCCATGCAATTGATTTCTCCATCAATTCGTCAATTGAGTCAGCCGTGTCATGGATTAAACCTAAAGATTTAGCTTTATCAACACCGAACTGCTTGCCTTCCATCAGGAATGGGAATGCGTTCTGTAAGCCCAACAGGCGTACCATACGCACGATCCCGCCACCGCCTGGCAGTAAACCTAGAGTCACTTCAGGTAAACCAAATTTAGACTTTGGATCATTTAAAGCAATACGTGCATGACAGCCGAGAGCGATTTCCCAACCACCGCCAAGCGCTGTACCGTTCAATGCTGCAACCACAGGCACACCTAAAGTTTCGATGTAACGCAGTTCTTTTTTCATCAGCTCAACGATTGCCATGAATTCTTTGGCATCTTCAGGGCGAGCCTGAATCAAATCATCC containing:
- the accD gene encoding acetyl-CoA carboxylase, carboxyltransferase subunit beta, whose protein sequence is MNQEVKSGKILSATTPWTDRTVPGIHMPDQQQTLKATFTEPTIECPECHALVTRTAMSFNAYVCPSCDEHLKMKARDRLNWFFDNVSSELGQQFLAKDPLKFVDSRPYPERMKEAQEKTGETEALVVMQGQVKNISMVACAFEFDFMGGSMGTVVGDRFVQAAEKAIKDKQPLICFAASGGARMQEGMLSLMQMARTSAAIQKMKDAHLPYIVVLTHPVYGGVTASLAMLGDVHIAEPKAMIGFAGKRVIEQTVREKLEEPFQRAEFLLDHGVVDQIVHRHALRDTVYRIVAKLMNLP
- a CDS encoding AraC family transcriptional regulator — translated: MQDLQIPNGYFHLWQMFVSERGMEIVTLDFLNVDEKTRLLEILSLPIDTQSSYLFFHQLMEKTKQALDCPQLVFEIAEYVRPQHFGVLGYMASRSTTVAEALQNVLRFSRLVIDGDEIIPMQMVQQGTDVHLIWPFHHERYILINEFTNALMMHLARKIVPADQFPLLSVHFAHPPQKAIYHYQKFYNCEVLFNQPEYRFVLGLEGLNLKIQQADPSLMQLLVRQAEEAIASKQKYETLVDKLHLIVAEYLKLKEQAPKIEDIAQELHISTRTLQRQLSELDSSFKKIVEVERMKRCEQLLESHVQLTDIAMRLGYSDQSALARAYKAFSGQTLLQKKQQLK
- a CDS encoding metal-dependent hydrolase, encoding MNALVKYQVDPVVRTKLNFKLEEVPRFWFGGDPFRTRLFDALSLTFPDGERYFIESVRLFRDKITDPDLQQRVADFIRQEAQHGIAHDKMNQVMKDQGMPVDQFITFLHKIFKFELTQRSPQYNIAMTAAAEHLTALMADTFYSKKETLAEAHPYVRALLAWHSIEEMEHRDVAFDVMKQVGEVPENLRKFTLAFTTFMMINFTLYRANVMLRHDGFSRIERLKMAAKGLPWFFGQKGIFSAMKTEYMDWFKKDFHPSQHPIIRQYQVWVDTMAETNDPIQAGEAFWQAGL
- a CDS encoding 3-hydroxyacyl-CoA dehydrogenase NAD-binding domain-containing protein is translated as MSAIQYEKNADGIVILTMDSPNQSANTMNADFQKALTETVEKFKADSGITGVIFRSAKKTFFAGGDLDDLIQARPEDAKEFMAIVELMKKELRYIETLGVPVVAALNGTALGGGWEIALGCHARIALNDPKSKFGLPEVTLGLLPGGGGIVRMVRLLGLQNAFPFLMEGKQFGVDKAKSLGLIHDTADSIDELMEKSIAWVKANPKSQQPFDVKGYKIPGGDPKTPAVAQILAIAPAMLRDKTKGCYPAPEAIMAAAVEGAQVDVDTALTIESRYFTYLATGQVAKNMIGTFWHGLNAIKAGASRPKDVAKWQASKVGVLGAGMMGAGIAYSTASKGIAVVLKDVSVENAEKGKAYSQKLLDKKVSQGRMTAEKRDQVLSLITATADAADLKGCDLIIEAVFENQELKAKVTQEAEAFLADGGVFASNTSTLPITGLAKASKDDKNFIGLHFFSPVDKMPLVEIIKGQNTSAETLAKAYDYVQQIGKTPIVVNDSRGFFTSRVFGTFVNEGLRLLAEGVHPARIEMAALKAGMPVGPLAIQDEVALTLSEHVTNETRKALQAEGKDLPHSPAEDVLKTMIHEFGRKGKAAGSGFYDYPEGGKKHLWDGLSHWKQDVDISEQEMIDRILFVQSLDTLRCYEENVLESVVDANIGSIFGIGFAPWTGGAIQFLNQYGLDKALARANELEAKYGERFKAPQKLKDAVSRGKID
- a CDS encoding metal-dependent hydrolase, with the protein product MNAYVKGKNEQHQVDPVVRSNLDFKLNEVPRFWFNNDPFRTRMFDALSLTFPVGERYFIQSVRALRDKITDADLQQSVSDFIKQEAQHGIAHDKMNEEMQRQGMPVDQFVKFMSAHFDHILKNRSKQYNIAMTAAAEHLTALMAETFYSKKETLAEVHPFVRALFAWHAIEEMEHRDVAFDVMQEVGEVPEYLRKFALAFTTVLMFGFTFYRTNVMLGYDGFTRLQRAKMAIKGLPWFFGKDGKLSAMREQYMDWFKPDFHPSQHPVIRQYKVWVDTLAETDDPIAAGEAFWKAAL
- the trpA gene encoding tryptophan synthase subunit alpha, giving the protein MSRLATRFAQLKSQQRKALVSYVMAGDPQPHVTVPLLHQMVEAGVDVVELGLPFSDPMADGPVIALAAERALAAGTNTLDALNMVKEFRQKDTTTPVVLMGYLNPVEVIGYEKFVAYANDCGVDGVLLVDLPPEEAKDLDAVLQKYDMNQIFLLAPTSTDERIQHVVNQASGFIYYVSLKGVTGAATLDTTEVAARIEKIKQVTDIPVGVGFGISDAASAKAVGQVADAVIVGSAFVKPFANLAPEQAAEAAVNKVKELRAALDELV
- a CDS encoding DUF2804 domain-containing protein produces the protein MDLIQSNGQPRYGRFKELPSVIGVDQYIYKTPYGKTLTGWRKQLKYKKFKFCSIQHEHYSIGIAIADIGWAGHGFIYSYNHENNEVLEWNANTVLGRGTVLDEQPQYSHSYFSKSPFEFEIQHANGVRYIQATRHGEVQLKARIFCAGTEPLSLCSPNGINGWTYTQKKTTLAVEGFFINKNKEIIHFNEKTLASLDDTCGFLRPETAWFWLSCNFWDQNGHRIGLNLASGVNESFGNENCLWVNGQLFAIADVLFEKIDNNVWSIRSLDQRLNLTVETGWRRFENLNLRLIGSQFSQWQSRISGSIEMENGEIIQLNHEYGLLEQHYAKW